In Mustela erminea isolate mMusErm1 chromosome 15, mMusErm1.Pri, whole genome shotgun sequence, the following proteins share a genomic window:
- the LOC116574418 gene encoding phosphatidylinositol 3,4,5-trisphosphate 3-phosphatase TPTE2-like isoform X2: MKSSPAIQTAIDLTARAAGVGKGNGSDVKVQIMMKSHIVFFCSASKNCWILHDAETDSVTIHLSNCPPLYDDIKVQFFSSSALPSTEPTG; this comes from the exons ATGAAGTCCAGTCCTGCCATCCAAACTGCCATTGACCTCACAGCGAGGGCTGCAG GTGTTGGAAAAGGCAATGGGAGTGATGTTAAAGTACAAATAATGATGAAGAGCCATATCGTCTTTTTCTGTTCTGCTTCCAAAAACTGTTGG ATCCTTCATGATGCGGAAACAGACAGCGTGACAATCCATCTGTCCAACTGCCCACCACTGTATGATGACATCAAAGtgcagtttttctcttcttcc GCTTTACCTTCCACGGAACCAACTGGATAa
- the LOC116574418 gene encoding phosphatidylinositol 3,4,5-trisphosphate 3-phosphatase TPTE2-like isoform X1 translates to MKSSPAIQTAIDLTARAAGVGKGNGSDVKVQIMMKSHIVFFCSASKNCWILHDAETDSVTIHLSNCPPLYDDIKVQFFSSSDLPKYYDQCPFFFLVPYIIFTK, encoded by the exons ATGAAGTCCAGTCCTGCCATCCAAACTGCCATTGACCTCACAGCGAGGGCTGCAG GTGTTGGAAAAGGCAATGGGAGTGATGTTAAAGTACAAATAATGATGAAGAGCCATATCGTCTTTTTCTGTTCTGCTTCCAAAAACTGTTGG ATCCTTCATGATGCGGAAACAGACAGCGTGACAATCCATCTGTCCAACTGCCCACCACTGTATGATGACATCAAAGtgcagtttttctcttcttcc gacCTACCCAAATACTATGACCagtgcccatttttttttctggttccatacatcatttttacaaaataa